In Nitrospirota bacterium, the following are encoded in one genomic region:
- the flhB gene encoding flagellar biosynthesis protein FlhB, whose protein sequence is MAEGQERTERATPRRRQKAREKGQFARSKELTSVAGMAGMMLVLYFGGKHFIVSAKGITVNFLTLSYGTDPFIAIKIAMAKTLLLLFPFLLGVIVLAVTSEISQVGFMLKDMELNFGRMNPIEGIKRLFSINGIFDFLKNLLKFIGGILIFYLVIKADIVKFSYLLVKDFNQMTYAAYDLLKEAIWYGFLYLFIIALVSFVIEKYRFEESIKMSKQEIKEEHKDTEGDPKVKSKIRGIQREISRRRMMAQVPKATVVITNPTHLAIAILYKEGDLGAPKIVAKGSGFVAEKIRELARKHKVPVVEDKPLARLLFKLDIDTYIPQELYKAVARILAYIYKLQGKI, encoded by the coding sequence ATGGCTGAAGGACAGGAAAGAACAGAACGAGCTACACCGCGACGGCGGCAAAAGGCACGTGAAAAGGGACAATTTGCCCGATCTAAGGAGCTTACCTCTGTTGCAGGCATGGCCGGCATGATGCTTGTGCTTTACTTTGGCGGCAAGCACTTTATCGTCAGCGCTAAGGGGATAACCGTAAACTTTCTGACCCTTTCATACGGAACGGACCCTTTTATTGCCATAAAGATTGCCATGGCAAAAACACTGCTGCTGTTGTTCCCGTTCCTGTTGGGTGTTATAGTGCTTGCAGTTACCTCAGAGATTAGCCAGGTTGGTTTTATGCTTAAGGATATGGAGTTGAACTTTGGCAGAATGAATCCAATTGAGGGAATTAAGAGGCTTTTTTCAATAAACGGTATTTTCGATTTTCTTAAAAACCTGCTTAAGTTTATTGGTGGAATACTAATATTTTATCTTGTAATTAAGGCCGATATCGTTAAGTTTTCATACCTGTTGGTGAAAGATTTCAATCAGATGACCTATGCGGCTTATGATTTGCTGAAAGAGGCTATATGGTATGGGTTTTTGTATCTTTTTATTATAGCCCTGGTGAGTTTTGTAATAGAGAAATACCGGTTTGAAGAGTCCATAAAGATGTCAAAACAGGAAATCAAAGAGGAACACAAGGATACTGAGGGAGACCCTAAGGTTAAGTCAAAAATAAGGGGCATCCAGAGGGAAATTTCCAGACGGCGTATGATGGCTCAGGTGCCAAAGGCAACAGTGGTAATAACAAACCCGACTCACCTTGCCATTGCCATACTGTATAAGGAGGGGGATTTGGGAGCGCCTAAGATAGTGGCAAAGGGCTCCGGGTTTGTAGCAGAGAAAATCAGAGAACTTGCCCGAAAACACAAGGTTCCTGTTGTTGAGGATAAGCCACTGGCACGGCTTTTGTTTAAATTAGATATTGACACATATATTCCTCAGGAGCTTTATAAAGCTGTTGCAAGAATCCTTGCATACATCTATAAGCTTCAGGGAAAGATTTAG
- a CDS encoding flagellar biosynthetic protein FliR — translation MQEINQFINAQMATQQIGNFLFILIRTSIFVAMMPIFGSTNIPTQIKIAFAVAIAVLLTPIVNVHFSENERIPLFLGKELLFSMLFASWARFVFTAVNMAGTFISNSMSLSVASTFDPDFGQSAEVSRLLGVILTLLFLSMDAHHDLITMFVKSYEFLPPDKIVLNRSMIDAFMGGSQLFVLAIKIAAPITVGMLTANLLLGLLYKAAPQINIFFVSFPIFIFVGLTLMIACLPLMIYLFGINIANMKHDMYRAMELSTK, via the coding sequence GTGCAAGAGATAAACCAGTTTATAAATGCCCAGATGGCAACTCAGCAGATAGGGAATTTTTTGTTTATACTCATCAGGACGTCCATATTTGTTGCCATGATGCCAATATTCGGCAGTACAAACATTCCAACTCAGATTAAAATCGCCTTTGCCGTTGCCATTGCTGTGCTATTAACGCCTATTGTCAATGTTCACTTCAGTGAAAACGAGCGTATTCCGTTGTTTTTGGGAAAAGAGTTGCTTTTTTCCATGTTGTTTGCCAGTTGGGCACGCTTTGTCTTTACCGCCGTTAACATGGCCGGAACTTTTATAAGTAACAGTATGTCTCTTTCCGTTGCGAGCACTTTTGATCCTGACTTTGGCCAATCGGCTGAGGTCAGCAGGCTTCTTGGCGTTATTCTAACCCTGCTGTTTCTCTCTATGGATGCCCACCATGATTTAATCACGATGTTTGTAAAAAGTTATGAGTTCCTGCCTCCGGATAAAATTGTGCTGAACAGATCAATGATTGACGCTTTTATGGGAGGTTCCCAGTTATTTGTTTTGGCAATAAAGATTGCTGCCCCTATTACGGTCGGAATGCTTACGGCAAACCTGCTGCTTGGACTTCTATATAAGGCAGCCCCACAGATAAATATATTCTTTGTCAGTTTTCCAATATTTATTTTCGTAGGATTGACCCTCATGATAGCTTGTTTACCTCTCATGATATATTTATTTGGTATAAACATAGCGAATATGAAGCACGATATGTACCGCGCTATGGAACTGTCAACAAAATAG
- the fliQ gene encoding flagellar biosynthesis protein FliQ, with protein MTIEAVKDISGEVFKTLLTLASPILLVSMIVGLLVSFFQAITQLQEFTLTFVPKVVAVFLCIFILLPWFAKIMITFTTHLIERMPMYVR; from the coding sequence ATGACAATTGAAGCCGTTAAAGATATATCAGGGGAAGTGTTTAAAACTCTGCTGACATTGGCATCGCCGATACTTTTAGTCAGCATGATAGTGGGTTTGCTTGTCAGCTTTTTTCAGGCAATAACACAACTGCAGGAGTTTACACTTACCTTTGTGCCTAAGGTGGTAGCCGTATTCTTATGTATTTTTATTTTACTGCCTTGGTTTGCAAAGATTATGATTACTTTTACGACTCATTTAATTGAAAGAATGCCCATGTATGTCAGGTAA
- the fliP gene encoding flagellar type III secretion system pore protein FliP (The bacterial flagellar biogenesis protein FliP forms a type III secretion system (T3SS)-type pore required for flagellar assembly.) — translation MNFNIDHPLVSMFLLMSFLSLIPAMLIMLTSFTRTVIILSFLRQAIGGAQIPPNAVVVGLSIFITFFVMAPTFDKLAKDSITPYMDKQITLTEAVKRGEEPVKSFMLKQTRKKDIALFIQLSKSPQPYEPKDVPFKVVAPAFVISELKTAFEMGFLLYLPFIIIDMVVASVMLSMGMMMLPPVTISLPFKLLLFVLVDGWNLIIGTVVRSFQ, via the coding sequence ATGAATTTTAATATTGACCACCCGCTTGTTTCTATGTTTTTACTAATGAGTTTTCTGTCGCTCATACCTGCAATGCTGATAATGTTGACATCTTTCACACGCACAGTGATTATTCTGTCTTTTCTGCGGCAGGCTATCGGCGGAGCCCAGATACCGCCTAATGCGGTAGTAGTCGGGCTTTCCATTTTCATTACGTTTTTTGTAATGGCCCCTACTTTTGATAAACTTGCCAAGGATTCTATAACCCCATATATGGACAAGCAAATTACACTGACTGAGGCGGTTAAGCGCGGTGAAGAACCAGTCAAGTCCTTTATGCTGAAACAGACCCGGAAAAAAGACATAGCCCTGTTTATTCAACTCTCTAAGTCCCCCCAGCCTTATGAGCCAAAGGATGTGCCCTTTAAAGTGGTTGCTCCTGCCTTTGTGATAAGTGAGCTTAAGACAGCTTTTGAGATGGGCTTTTTACTCTACCTTCCCTTTATCATTATTGACATGGTAGTGGCAAGCGTTATGCTTTCAATGGGTATGATGATGCTGCCTCCGGTTACGATTTCTCTGCCGTTTAAACTTCTTTTGTTTGTTTTGGTTGACGGGTGGAATCTTATTATAGGCACTGTCGTAAGGAGTTTCCAATGA
- a CDS encoding FliO/MopB family protein, translating to MTAAVIQMVFALLAVILIIYGMSYYMKKRGKQGGFLAMKEYLPLGPKRGIAMVKAGADLLIISVTQNDIRLLMTIKESSPDVLDFKGRLDTEVKSLQVQDTASAGTGR from the coding sequence ATGACTGCTGCTGTTATACAGATGGTTTTTGCGCTTCTTGCAGTGATTTTAATCATATACGGTATGTCATATTATATGAAGAAACGGGGCAAACAGGGTGGCTTTCTTGCTATGAAAGAGTACCTGCCGCTTGGTCCAAAAAGGGGAATAGCTATGGTTAAGGCAGGGGCCGATCTGTTAATTATATCAGTAACGCAAAACGATATTCGGCTTCTTATGACAATTAAAGAATCATCACCGGATGTACTGGATTTTAAGGGCAGGTTAGATACCGAGGTCAAGAGTCTGCAAGTCCAGGACACTGCATCAGCCGGTACAGGGAGGTAA
- the fliN gene encoding flagellar motor switch protein FliN, whose product MEAVKADFQELDKDAPKEGMRDIKFLLDIPLTITVEIGRTKMMIQDLLQLGQGSVVELDKLAGEPMEILVNQKVIARGEVVVVNEKFGIRLTDIVSPNERLKQLR is encoded by the coding sequence ATGGAAGCGGTAAAGGCTGATTTCCAGGAATTAGATAAAGACGCCCCAAAGGAGGGCATGAGAGATATAAAGTTTCTGCTTGATATTCCTCTTACTATAACAGTGGAGATAGGAAGGACAAAGATGATGATTCAAGACCTGTTGCAGCTTGGCCAGGGCTCAGTTGTTGAGCTTGATAAGCTTGCTGGAGAGCCGATGGAAATACTTGTTAACCAGAAGGTTATAGCACGGGGAGAGGTTGTTGTTGTAAACGAGAAGTTTGGAATCAGGCTTACTGACATTGTAAGCCCCAACGAGAGGTTAAAGCAATTAAGATGA
- the fliM gene encoding flagellar motor switch protein FliM: MNKILSQDEIDALLKGVQAGSIETEASSEGESGVKTYDLTNQERIIRGRMPGLEIANERFARFFRNSISAIIMKFVDVNIHGVEMMKFSEFMKTLPLPSSINIFKMEPLKGYSLFVIGAPAVFAFVEYFFGATTARNTKSEGRYFTPIEQRIIKKVVGMVLKDLALAWRGVATVQPEHVGSEMNPQFVTIVTPTEVIIKIEVHIEVEDFTGKMYFCIPYSVIEPVKEKLYSGIQAEKLETDHRWVARLKDILMVSEVNMSVELGRTELLIEELLNLQVGNVIPLSSSVTDELVVKVEGVTKLKCLPGVRKGNQAIKITGVIQ; the protein is encoded by the coding sequence ATGAATAAAATACTGTCACAGGATGAAATAGATGCCCTGCTTAAAGGAGTTCAGGCAGGAAGCATCGAAACAGAGGCCTCCTCTGAGGGTGAATCCGGTGTTAAGACCTATGACCTGACCAATCAGGAGAGAATCATCCGCGGCAGGATGCCAGGCCTTGAAATAGCTAATGAGCGTTTTGCCAGGTTTTTCAGAAACTCCATATCAGCCATCATAATGAAGTTTGTTGATGTCAATATTCACGGTGTTGAGATGATGAAATTCAGTGAGTTTATGAAAACCCTCCCTCTGCCCTCCAGCATAAACATATTTAAGATGGAGCCACTGAAAGGGTATTCACTGTTTGTAATAGGGGCGCCTGCCGTGTTTGCCTTTGTAGAGTACTTTTTTGGCGCTACAACTGCCCGCAATACAAAGAGTGAGGGCCGGTATTTTACCCCCATAGAACAGCGTATAATCAAAAAAGTCGTAGGGATGGTTCTAAAGGACCTTGCTTTAGCGTGGAGAGGAGTAGCCACGGTTCAGCCCGAACACGTTGGATCTGAAATGAACCCCCAGTTTGTAACCATTGTTACCCCAACAGAGGTAATCATAAAAATTGAGGTGCATATAGAGGTCGAGGATTTTACTGGTAAGATGTATTTCTGCATACCGTACTCTGTGATAGAACCGGTAAAGGAAAAGCTCTACTCCGGTATTCAGGCTGAAAAACTCGAAACTGACCACAGGTGGGTGGCAAGGCTCAAAGACATCCTTATGGTGTCAGAGGTAAATATGAGTGTTGAGCTTGGCAGGACAGAGCTTCTTATCGAGGAGCTTTTAAATCTGCAGGTTGGTAATGTTATTCCTCTCAGTAGCTCAGTGACTGATGAGCTTGTCGTAAAGGTTGAGGGCGTCACTAAACTAAAGTGTTTGCCGGGAGTGCGAAAAGGTAACCAGGCTATAAAGATAACAGGAGTTATTCAATGA
- a CDS encoding flagellar basal body-associated FliL family protein, whose protein sequence is MSKEEQDEEQLEGPQPKKKLNIKQLIIFLGIALVLVGAGYIGYNKFLKKHDNTAAEPEKPVEEKVEKKEKKAHKEPKKEGHDTGAIVPLEPFVVNLVDPGRYMKITVQIEIPDKKMEAAMKEKLPVLRDAIIILLSSKNLESISGPDGKLMLKDEMLARVNQALGEDLITNIYFTDFVVQ, encoded by the coding sequence ATGTCAAAAGAAGAGCAGGATGAAGAACAGTTAGAAGGTCCACAACCAAAAAAGAAACTAAATATCAAGCAACTAATAATCTTTTTAGGCATTGCCCTTGTGTTAGTGGGAGCTGGCTATATAGGTTACAACAAGTTTTTGAAAAAACACGATAATACCGCAGCAGAGCCTGAGAAACCGGTTGAGGAGAAGGTAGAAAAGAAAGAAAAGAAGGCACACAAAGAGCCAAAGAAAGAAGGGCATGATACCGGTGCAATTGTGCCACTTGAGCCATTTGTGGTAAATCTCGTTGACCCCGGCAGATATATGAAAATAACCGTGCAAATAGAAATACCGGATAAGAAGATGGAGGCTGCTATGAAGGAAAAGCTGCCTGTTCTCAGAGATGCTATAATTATACTTCTGAGTTCAAAAAATCTGGAGTCCATATCCGGACCGGATGGTAAACTAATGTTAAAAGACGAGATGCTTGCCCGTGTTAATCAGGCACTGGGAGAGGATTTGATAACAAACATTTATTTTACAGACTTTGTGGTGCAGTAG
- a CDS encoding glycosyltransferase family 39 protein, producing MKTKNTPKKQTKSIVEKEWYFIAAGFVAILVSAHNYAHGNSSDTIRQHLITAIPAALAVNFILIVLGLLFNYKTITAVFTKLTKVQMYSLGAVVAFALCLVVLVAPRIHRIYYDENIYLSIGQNIGFLGKAGMCNDGNNHYGVYGCDNIEFNKQPYAYPFLLSLLFKMFGSAEATGFIYNNAVFVLSTLLVFLISNLLFEEVTLSILAALIFTMIPENIIWSNTAAVEPSSILFPGATILCFLIYMKERDIKSLFLFSVMLPFSLQFRLEAILILPVMFTYVLLKDRALLKSRWLYIFMLISLVLAMTHILQIYSVRNENWGSSGDRMSISYFLNNLKVNGLFYLNNVRFPAVFTGLALIGITAGRTFLKEKLLLGMWFILLFGIFLFFYAGSYSYGQDVRYSLVSYMPLSILAGAGFFQIQRLFKDSGTHIQLIPLIVLFYIFISFMPHIRSLGEESWECRVDYREAQKMLTMIDKSNSIVLTHNPNMFLLWGANAVQSSTATNNVDRINNLFDRYSGNVYFHYNYWCNTADPVQKGFCQRILDTYDCEKVHLYTERGRTFALYKMKRK from the coding sequence TTGAAAACGAAAAATACGCCTAAAAAGCAGACGAAATCCATAGTTGAGAAAGAGTGGTATTTTATTGCGGCAGGATTTGTCGCGATTTTAGTGTCAGCCCATAATTATGCCCACGGAAATAGTTCCGACACTATAAGGCAGCATCTTATAACAGCGATTCCAGCCGCTCTTGCTGTTAATTTTATTCTGATAGTGCTGGGGCTGTTGTTTAATTATAAAACAATAACCGCAGTGTTTACTAAGTTAACGAAAGTGCAAATGTATTCACTGGGAGCAGTTGTAGCGTTTGCGCTGTGTTTGGTGGTCTTAGTTGCACCGCGTATTCACAGAATCTATTATGACGAGAACATTTATCTAAGCATTGGGCAAAACATCGGGTTTTTAGGTAAGGCTGGCATGTGCAATGACGGCAATAACCACTATGGCGTTTATGGGTGCGACAACATTGAATTTAATAAGCAGCCGTATGCTTATCCGTTTCTGTTAAGTCTGCTTTTTAAAATGTTTGGATCTGCTGAGGCTACAGGGTTTATATATAATAATGCCGTGTTTGTTCTGTCCACCTTGCTTGTGTTTTTAATCAGTAATCTCCTGTTTGAGGAGGTCACGCTTTCCATACTTGCAGCGCTCATATTTACCATGATTCCTGAAAACATAATCTGGAGCAACACGGCTGCTGTTGAACCCTCCTCCATACTTTTTCCTGGTGCAACGATACTGTGTTTTCTGATTTATATGAAAGAACGGGATATTAAATCACTGTTTTTGTTTTCGGTAATGCTCCCCTTTTCACTTCAATTCCGGCTTGAGGCTATTTTAATTTTACCGGTTATGTTTACGTATGTTTTATTGAAAGACAGGGCTTTGTTGAAATCGAGGTGGTTATACATTTTTATGCTCATTTCACTTGTGCTTGCAATGACCCATATTTTGCAGATATATTCGGTAAGGAATGAAAACTGGGGCTCAAGCGGGGACAGGATGTCAATTTCATATTTTTTGAATAACTTAAAGGTTAACGGTCTCTTTTATCTCAACAACGTCAGATTTCCGGCGGTCTTTACTGGCCTTGCCCTGATTGGAATAACAGCGGGGAGGACTTTTCTCAAAGAGAAACTGCTGTTAGGGATGTGGTTTATCCTGCTGTTTGGAATATTTTTGTTTTTTTATGCCGGTAGCTACAGCTACGGACAAGATGTACGGTACTCACTGGTGTCTTACATGCCGCTATCCATACTGGCTGGCGCCGGTTTTTTTCAAATACAGCGATTGTTTAAAGACTCCGGAACGCATATACAATTAATACCATTAATTGTGCTTTTCTATATATTCATATCTTTTATGCCGCACATACGGTCTCTGGGTGAGGAATCATGGGAGTGCCGGGTGGATTATCGGGAGGCTCAGAAGATGCTTACCATGATAGATAAAAGCAATTCCATTGTGTTAACCCACAATCCAAATATGTTTTTGCTGTGGGGCGCTAACGCTGTTCAGAGCTCAACTGCCACAAACAACGTTGACAGAATAAATAATCTGTTTGACCGTTACAGCGGAAACGTATATTTTCATTATAATTACTGGTGTAACACGGCAGACCCTGTGCAGAAGGGTTTTTGCCAAAGAATTCTTGACACTTACGATTGTGAAAAAGTCCACCTCTACACAGAGCGTGGCCGGACATTTGCCCTCTATAAGATGAAAAGAAAATGA
- a CDS encoding radical SAM protein, with product MKVLLLNPPDAYGEKFTREGRCTQQSGIWSTLWPPLSLVYIATLLQENGHEVRVTDAPAENISLHGLKSLIDSFNPDVAILSTGTPTITNDLAVAALIKEQKPVITTIVIGTHVTVFDAQSLMQAAGLDIVIRNEPEITALEAVNNLHNLHNVQGITFRAVNGDIVRNDDREFASNLDALPFPNWSLINITSYTLPLKATPFLMVMPQRGCHFPCTFCTSQTYYGKKIRLRTVDSIVEEINADIEKYGVREYFFWAETFTANPAFVKELCMGLITKRVNISWVCNSRIDTVNEELLQLMKRSGCWMISFGIESVNSEVLRGVRKNIGFEQIKKTLTAAKKAGIKTSGHIIFGLPNETVSSALETKRKVLGLDLDFAQFYCAVPFPGSELYNTALNNGWIKDTGDFSSYRQEHAVMSLEGISPQEVEKIRTQAVREFYLRFTVISGIIKLMNPRSLFKTIVSTLKFLKVVE from the coding sequence TTGAAAGTTCTGCTTTTAAATCCGCCGGATGCTTACGGTGAGAAGTTCACAAGAGAGGGGCGTTGCACTCAGCAAAGCGGCATTTGGTCAACCCTGTGGCCTCCGCTTTCACTTGTTTATATTGCCACCCTGTTACAGGAAAACGGGCATGAGGTAAGAGTAACAGATGCCCCTGCCGAAAACATTAGTTTACACGGCCTTAAGTCCTTAATTGATTCATTTAACCCTGATGTTGCAATTCTTAGTACCGGCACTCCGACAATTACCAACGACCTTGCTGTTGCAGCATTGATAAAAGAGCAAAAACCGGTAATTACCACCATAGTTATCGGTACCCATGTAACCGTCTTTGACGCACAGTCTCTTATGCAGGCGGCTGGCTTAGACATAGTCATTAGAAATGAGCCTGAAATAACAGCCCTTGAAGCAGTCAATAATTTGCATAATTTACACAATGTGCAGGGAATAACATTCAGAGCCGTTAACGGTGATATTGTAAGAAATGATGACAGAGAGTTTGCCTCCAATCTCGACGCCTTGCCTTTTCCCAACTGGAGTCTGATTAATATCACCTCATACACCCTGCCGCTTAAAGCCACTCCGTTTCTTATGGTGATGCCACAAAGGGGATGCCATTTTCCGTGTACATTTTGCACAAGCCAGACGTATTACGGGAAAAAGATACGGCTTAGGACGGTTGACTCCATAGTTGAAGAGATTAACGCTGATATAGAGAAATACGGTGTGCGGGAGTATTTCTTTTGGGCTGAGACATTTACAGCTAATCCTGCTTTCGTTAAAGAACTCTGTATGGGATTGATAACGAAAAGAGTGAATATTTCATGGGTCTGTAATAGCCGAATTGACACGGTGAACGAGGAGTTATTACAATTAATGAAACGTTCCGGATGCTGGATGATTAGTTTTGGAATAGAGTCGGTTAACTCGGAGGTGCTTAGGGGTGTGAGAAAAAACATAGGGTTTGAGCAGATTAAAAAAACACTTACAGCGGCTAAAAAAGCTGGGATAAAAACGTCCGGGCATATAATATTTGGGCTACCTAACGAGACTGTCTCATCAGCTTTAGAGACTAAACGGAAAGTGCTGGGCTTAGACCTCGACTTTGCACAATTTTACTGTGCCGTTCCTTTTCCCGGCTCAGAACTCTACAACACAGCGCTCAATAACGGCTGGATAAAAGACACAGGTGATTTCAGCTCCTACCGGCAGGAACACGCTGTTATGTCCTTAGAGGGCATATCGCCACAAGAAGTGGAAAAGATAAGAACACAGGCTGTAAGGGAGTTTTACTTAAGATTCACGGTAATTTCAGGGATTATAAAACTGATGAATCCACGCTCACTGTTTAAAACCATAGTGTCAACATTGAAATTTTTAAAGGTGGTGGAATAA
- a CDS encoding glycosyltransferase family 2 protein, producing MITIVIPALNEAATIGNVIEGCKRYGDEIIVIDGHSTDGTPEIAKNLSVKCITDSGKGKGAALRDAINEAKGDIIVFIDADGSHDPDDIPKIVEPILKGEADHVTGSRLLGGSSELHGGFDEFFRLMGSSFITACINWRFKVRISDSQNGFRAIKKDVAKKLNLKEDITTIEQEMIMKTLKKRFRLTEVPSHEHKRKAGYSKIRLSKVWLRYGYTLIKYLII from the coding sequence ATGATAACCATCGTGATTCCTGCATTAAATGAAGCGGCAACCATTGGCAATGTTATAGAGGGCTGCAAGAGGTACGGTGATGAGATTATTGTTATTGACGGCCATTCTACGGATGGGACACCAGAGATTGCCAAAAATCTTTCCGTTAAATGTATAACAGACAGCGGCAAGGGAAAGGGTGCTGCCTTAAGAGACGCCATTAATGAGGCTAAAGGCGATATAATTGTCTTCATAGATGCAGACGGCTCTCACGACCCTGACGATATTCCAAAAATAGTAGAGCCAATTCTTAAAGGAGAGGCTGACCACGTCACTGGCTCCCGCTTGCTTGGCGGCTCAAGCGAACTGCACGGCGGTTTTGACGAATTTTTCAGACTGATGGGCAGCTCCTTTATCACTGCCTGTATAAACTGGCGATTCAAAGTAAGAATCAGTGATTCACAAAACGGTTTCAGAGCAATTAAAAAAGACGTGGCAAAAAAACTAAACCTTAAAGAAGATATTACCACCATAGAGCAGGAAATGATTATGAAAACCCTGAAAAAGCGATTCAGGCTGACAGAGGTCCCCTCACACGAGCATAAACGCAAGGCCGGTTACTCTAAAATACGATTGTCTAAGGTTTGGCTCAGATATGGCTACACGTTGATTAAATATCTGATTATATAA
- a CDS encoding PAS domain-containing sensor histidine kinase: MVTDDKNPYNMTTDADKSCNTKDSNYSLDFLQAIMDNIPDSIFFKDRESRFVRVNKAKAENSKTTVEDMAGKTDFDFLPPVQAQKAFDDELSVISTGISIKNKVEKITHRNGTEAWVSTTKIPWCDSSGKIIGTVGISRDITDLITYEEKLRENAEALKILNENLEENVRQEVKKRRDQEQLLIQQSRLAAVGEMISMIAHQWRAPLNSLSLIITDYASCVESGTATAKDVTQLLEETMEQIDFMSHTIKDFKDFFEPSKKKFTFSLKEAINSVMSIMSALLKHNSVDVSLSVETRTDPKISGYPNEFKQALLNILNNAKDSIVEKRVALRNDRYKGKIEITLFDSGSNYNLTIKDNGTGISSSVKEKIFDQYFTTKGKHSGMGIGLYMAKTIVVNNMNGSISADNHPDGAIFNIAVPYELPIQQTDGHA; this comes from the coding sequence ATGGTAACAGATGATAAGAATCCCTATAATATGACAACTGACGCTGATAAATCCTGCAACACCAAAGATTCAAACTACAGCCTCGACTTTCTTCAGGCTATAATGGATAATATTCCTGATTCGATTTTTTTCAAAGACAGAGAAAGCCGTTTTGTACGTGTAAACAAGGCTAAAGCGGAAAACTCCAAAACAACGGTTGAGGATATGGCAGGAAAGACGGATTTTGACTTTCTACCACCTGTACAGGCTCAAAAGGCTTTTGATGATGAACTCAGCGTAATTTCCACTGGAATTTCAATAAAAAACAAGGTTGAAAAAATTACTCATCGAAACGGGACCGAGGCGTGGGTATCTACAACAAAGATTCCTTGGTGTGACAGCAGCGGAAAGATAATCGGCACTGTAGGAATTTCAAGAGATATTACCGATTTGATAACTTATGAGGAAAAACTCAGAGAAAACGCCGAAGCACTAAAAATACTTAATGAAAACCTCGAGGAAAATGTCAGACAAGAGGTAAAAAAGCGCAGAGATCAGGAACAGCTGCTTATTCAGCAATCGAGACTTGCAGCAGTGGGCGAGATGATTTCAATGATAGCCCACCAGTGGAGAGCGCCTCTTAACAGTCTTTCATTGATTATAACAGACTATGCGTCCTGTGTTGAATCCGGCACTGCTACCGCCAAAGATGTAACGCAGCTCTTAGAGGAAACCATGGAACAGATAGATTTCATGTCCCATACGATAAAGGATTTTAAAGACTTCTTTGAACCCTCTAAAAAGAAATTTACATTTTCACTGAAAGAAGCAATTAATAGTGTAATGTCCATAATGTCTGCGCTGCTTAAGCATAATTCTGTTGATGTCTCCTTGTCAGTGGAAACCCGGACTGACCCTAAAATATCAGGTTATCCGAATGAGTTTAAACAGGCGCTGCTTAATATTTTAAATAATGCAAAGGACTCAATTGTTGAAAAGAGAGTGGCTTTGAGAAATGACCGTTATAAGGGTAAAATAGAGATAACACTTTTTGATTCCGGTTCAAATTATAATTTAACCATAAAAGACAACGGCACAGGAATTAGCAGCAGCGTTAAGGAAAAAATATTTGACCAGTACTTTACAACAAAGGGCAAACACTCAGGCATGGGAATAGGTCTTTACATGGCAAAGACTATTGTCGTAAATAACATGAATGGCTCAATCTCAGCCGATAACCACCCTGACGGGGCAATATTCAACATAGCAGTCCCATACGAACTCCCAATACAACAAACGGATGGACATGCTTAA
- a CDS encoding rubredoxin yields MTKYVCIDCGYIYDPAKGDERRGIAAGTSFASLPDVWRCPVCDVAKSDFAPW; encoded by the coding sequence ATGACTAAGTACGTTTGTATTGACTGTGGCTACATATATGACCCTGCAAAGGGTGATGAAAGGCGGGGAATAGCCGCAGGTACATCGTTTGCTTCTTTACCAGATGTCTGGCGTTGTCCGGTGTGCGATGTTGCAAAGAGCGACTTTGCCCCATGGTAA